Proteins encoded within one genomic window of Pristis pectinata isolate sPriPec2 chromosome 5, sPriPec2.1.pri, whole genome shotgun sequence:
- the LOC127571057 gene encoding biogenesis of lysosome-related organelles complex 1 subunit 4-like gives MAETWLGVPNAAGSGGSPGCRVTGQQQEEEEEEAEEEEEEEEEEDGRGPGGAPRSPGPGAPRTVSEQEALLQRTARFYSDCLTASAGQETQQLETCLEEMLTRVDEFCGMLDMIRNDSSQIMNESIPEIHAKADEMKQMYKKIDKLEAFVKMIGKNLSTLDDQVTQAEAELGTFPSAFRKILHSFSSSAFFNKPSFPKKQQQKFEVAPLFRAEDYFPAENSQEHE, from the exons ATGGCGGAAACGTGGCTCGGGGTGCCCAATGCTGCTGGTTCTGGTGGGAGTCCGGGCTGTCGGGTCACCGGgcagcagcaggaggaggaggaggaggaagccgaggaggaggaggaggaagaagaggaagaagacgGCCGCGGGCCTGGAGGTGCGCCGAGGAGCCCCGGGCCGGGCGCGCCCCGGACGGTGAGCGAGCAGGAGGCGCTGCTGCAGCGGACGGCCCGCTTCTACTCGGACTGTTTGACGGCCAGTGCTGGGCAGGAG ACTCAGCAATTGGAGACATGTTTAGAAGAAATGCTTACCAGAGTGGATGAATTCTGTGGGATGCTGGACATG ATTCGAAATGATTCTTCACAGATAATGAATGAAAGTATCCCTGAAATCCATGCCAAAGCTGATGAAATGAAGCAAATGTACAAAAAGATTGATAAACTTGAG GCCTTTGTTAAGATGATTGGGAAGAATTTATCTACGCTGGACGATCAAGTAACACAGGCTGAAGCTGAGCTTGGAACCTTTCCCAGTGCATTTAGAAAAATCTTGCATTCATTCAGTTCTTCAGCATTCTTTAAC AAACCATCCtttccaaagaagcagcagcaaaaATTTGAGGTTGCACCTCTCTTCCGGGCAGAAGATTACTTCCCTGCAGAGAATTCACAGGAACATGAATGA